A genomic window from Archaeoglobus profundus DSM 5631 includes:
- a CDS encoding 50S ribosomal protein L30 yields MNNGNKLIAVVRLRGQVGVARKIKDTLAMLRLHKRYHCVIVPDTPSYRGMLQVVKDYVAFGEIDAETLAMLLRNRGRLVGNKPLTDEYIKEKTGYNSIEEFAKAVIEGKASLKDVPGLKPVFRLHPPRGGLKNIKWHYPMGSLGYHGKDICKLLYKMR; encoded by the coding sequence ATGAACAACGGCAACAAGCTCATAGCTGTGGTTAGGTTAAGAGGGCAGGTGGGCGTTGCTAGGAAGATCAAGGACACGCTGGCAATGCTCAGGTTGCACAAGAGGTATCACTGTGTAATAGTTCCAGATACTCCTTCCTACAGGGGAATGCTTCAGGTTGTAAAGGATTACGTTGCATTCGGTGAAATAGATGCCGAAACCTTGGCAATGCTTCTGAGAAATAGAGGTAGGTTGGTCGGAAACAAACCTCTAACCGATGAGTACATAAAGGAAAAGACGGGTTACAACTCCATCGAAGAGTTTGCTAAAGCCGTTATTGAGGGTAAAGCGAGTTTGAAAGATGTACCGGGATTGAAACCAGTATTCAGGTTGCATCCTCCAAGAGGAGGTCTTAAGAACATAAAGTGGCACTACCCGATGGGAAGTTTGGGTTATCACGGTAAGGATATCTGCAAACTCCTCTACAAGATGAGGTGA
- the rplX gene encoding 50S ribosomal protein L24, which translates to MPIPKSKQPRKWRRWLYKTSKLHERHRLLHATLSKELRKKYGKRAIRIRKGDKVRIMRGEFAGHEGKVVEVDMKKIRIYVDGVTRKKADGTEVYVPIHPSNVMIIDLGEIDEVRKKILER; encoded by the coding sequence ATGCCAATTCCGAAGTCTAAACAGCCAAGAAAGTGGAGAAGGTGGCTTTACAAGACATCCAAGCTCCATGAGAGGCACAGATTACTCCATGCTACGTTATCAAAGGAGCTTAGAAAGAAGTACGGAAAGAGAGCTATCAGGATCAGGAAGGGAGACAAGGTCAGAATAATGAGAGGAGAATTTGCGGGACACGAAGGAAAGGTTGTTGAAGTAGATATGAAAAAGATCAGAATTTACGTTGATGGAGTTACGAGGAAAAAGGCAGATGGAACTGAAGTTTACGTTCCAATTCATCCGTCAAATGTCATGATAATCGATTTGGGTGAGATTGATGAGGTTAGGAAGAAAATCCTTGAGAGGTGA
- a CDS encoding 30S ribosomal protein S14 encodes MASKPKNKIFGRGANQCRRCGRKRGLIRKYGIYLCRQCFREVASELGFKKLW; translated from the coding sequence ATGGCGAGCAAGCCAAAGAACAAGATATTTGGAAGAGGAGCCAATCAATGCAGAAGATGCGGAAGGAAGAGGGGATTGATTAGAAAGTACGGTATTTACCTCTGTAGACAGTGCTTTAGGGAAGTTGCAAGTGAATTGGGATTTAAGAAGCTCTGGTGA
- the rpl4p gene encoding 50S ribosomal protein L4: MIGKVLNLKGEIVEEIELPKVFETEFRPDIIKRAVLAIQSHRRQPYGTNPLAGVDYAWENWGPGYGYARVPRWKIGSRAVVVPQAVGGRRAHPPKVQKKWAEKINKKEKRKALMSAIAATANPELVKARNHVFEGELPKIVVDDIESIKKTKEVAEIFKAIGVYADVERAKETKRVRAGKGKMRGRRYVMKRSVLLVVGKDDGVIKAAKNLPGVDAVLVKDLNVELLAPGCVAGRLTVWTKSAIEYLRGWLC; encoded by the coding sequence ATGATTGGTAAGGTTTTGAACCTCAAGGGAGAAATCGTTGAGGAAATAGAGCTTCCTAAGGTATTTGAGACTGAGTTCAGGCCAGACATAATCAAGAGGGCAGTCCTAGCAATTCAATCTCACAGGAGACAGCCTTACGGAACGAATCCTTTGGCTGGAGTTGATTACGCATGGGAAAACTGGGGACCCGGATACGGCTATGCAAGAGTTCCAAGATGGAAGATAGGTAGCAGGGCTGTAGTTGTCCCTCAGGCTGTTGGAGGTAGAAGGGCGCATCCACCGAAGGTTCAGAAGAAGTGGGCCGAGAAGATAAACAAGAAGGAGAAAAGGAAGGCTTTGATGTCTGCAATTGCTGCAACAGCAAACCCTGAATTGGTTAAGGCTAGAAATCACGTATTCGAGGGAGAGTTGCCGAAGATAGTGGTTGACGACATAGAATCGATTAAGAAGACTAAGGAGGTTGCTGAGATCTTCAAGGCAATCGGAGTCTACGCGGATGTAGAGAGGGCTAAAGAGACTAAGAGGGTTAGGGCTGGAAAGGGTAAGATGAGAGGAAGAAGGTACGTAATGAAGAGGAGTGTACTGCTAGTCGTTGGTAAAGATGATGGAGTTATCAAGGCTGCTAAAAACCTGCCGGGTGTCGATGCTGTTTTGGTTAAAGATTTGAACGTCGAATTACTCGCACCGGGTTGCGTTGCTGGAAGACTTACTGTTTGGACCAAATCAGCAATAGAATATCTGAGGGGATGGTTATGCTGA
- the rpsS gene encoding 30S ribosomal protein S19 → MALKSKVTRPKEFRYRGYTLEELQKMSLEQLAELLPARERRKIKRGFTEQELKLLRKLRKKGTARTHCRDMIVLPEMVGKVIFVHNGKEFVRVEIKPEMIGHRLGEFALTRRFEKHSGPGVGATRSSKFVPLK, encoded by the coding sequence ATGGCGCTGAAGAGTAAGGTAACAAGACCGAAGGAGTTCAGGTATCGCGGTTACACGTTAGAAGAATTGCAGAAGATGAGTCTTGAGCAGTTAGCCGAGCTTTTACCAGCAAGAGAGAGAAGGAAGATAAAGAGAGGATTTACAGAGCAGGAGCTAAAGCTTTTGAGAAAGTTGAGAAAGAAGGGAACTGCTAGAACTCACTGCAGGGATATGATTGTTTTACCAGAGATGGTCGGCAAGGTAATCTTCGTCCACAACGGAAAGGAGTTTGTCAGAGTCGAGATCAAACCAGAGATGATAGGGCACAGACTGGGTGAATTCGCGTTGACAAGGAGGTTCGAGAAGCACTCAGGTCCAGGAGTTGGAGCTACGAGGAGTAGTAAATTCGTGCCACTGAAGTGA
- a CDS encoding 50S ribosomal protein L19e — MDLRLQRRLAAEVLECGMNRVWFDPTALDEIASAATKDDIRELIERGLIKRKPVKGVCRVRINYRKMQKRKGRRRGHGSRKGKKTARLSRKDAWIMRIRALRKRLRELRDKGVIDRRTYRMLYLKAKGGEFRSVSHLNAYIEQLLSR; from the coding sequence ATGGACCTGAGATTGCAGAGAAGGTTGGCAGCTGAGGTTTTGGAGTGTGGGATGAACAGGGTTTGGTTCGATCCTACCGCCCTTGATGAAATTGCATCAGCTGCAACTAAAGATGATATAAGGGAGCTCATTGAAAGGGGATTGATAAAAAGGAAGCCCGTAAAGGGCGTCTGCAGGGTTAGGATCAACTACAGAAAGATGCAAAAGAGAAAGGGAAGGAGGAGAGGACACGGTAGTAGAAAAGGTAAGAAGACCGCTAGGTTGTCAAGGAAAGATGCTTGGATTATGAGGATAAGGGCTTTGAGAAAGAGGTTGAGGGAGCTCAGAGATAAGGGCGTTATTGATAGAAGAACCTATAGAATGCTGTATTTGAAGGCGAAGGGAGGAGAGTTCAGGAGCGTATCGCACCTAAACGCTTATATAGAGCAGTTGCTATCGAGGTGA
- a CDS encoding 50S ribosomal protein L23, whose amino-acid sequence MLIKCFLVTEKAVSLLDKNILTAIVDIRARKPDIKREIERLFGVEVEKVNTLITPKGEKKAYIKLKTGSAEEILSKLGVF is encoded by the coding sequence ATGCTGATCAAATGCTTCTTGGTTACGGAAAAGGCTGTAAGCCTGCTGGACAAGAACATACTCACAGCTATAGTCGATATCAGAGCCAGAAAGCCGGACATTAAGAGGGAAATTGAAAGGCTGTTTGGTGTTGAGGTTGAGAAGGTAAACACATTGATAACTCCAAAGGGCGAAAAGAAGGCTTACATCAAGCTGAAGACGGGCTCAGCTGAAGAGATCCTTTCGAAGTTGGGTGTGTTCTGA
- the rnp1 gene encoding ribonuclease P protein component 1 — protein MRPEFVIAHEWIGLEVEVVRSPNPCEVGIRGKVVDETKNTLKISTEKGLKTVIKRGRTFRVKFAGKVLDVSGDLINFRPEERIKRGLMLLKRAKGVWIW, from the coding sequence ATGAGACCAGAATTTGTCATCGCTCACGAGTGGATTGGTTTGGAAGTTGAAGTTGTGAGATCTCCAAACCCCTGCGAGGTAGGAATAAGGGGTAAAGTGGTTGATGAGACGAAGAACACGCTCAAGATTTCCACGGAAAAAGGTTTAAAAACCGTGATTAAGAGAGGTAGAACCTTTAGGGTCAAGTTCGCTGGAAAGGTGTTGGACGTGAGCGGTGATTTGATCAACTTCAGACCTGAGGAGAGGATAAAGAGAGGTTTGATGTTGTTAAAAAGAGCGAAGGGTGTGTGGATATGGTGA
- a CDS encoding 30S ribosomal protein S8 has product MSVDTLSNAMSAIKNAERVGKSKCEIKPASKLIGNVLRVMKEHGYIKGFEYIEDHKGGIYVVELSGKINDCGAIRPRYSVKKTEYEKFEKRFLPARDFGILIVSTTQGVMSQKEAIEKGLGGVLLAYVY; this is encoded by the coding sequence ATGAGTGTAGACACACTTTCAAATGCCATGTCGGCAATAAAGAATGCGGAGAGAGTAGGTAAAAGCAAGTGCGAGATAAAGCCAGCTTCAAAGCTAATCGGAAACGTCCTTAGAGTTATGAAGGAGCACGGTTACATTAAAGGATTTGAATATATAGAAGATCATAAAGGTGGAATATATGTCGTTGAATTGAGTGGTAAGATAAACGACTGCGGTGCAATAAGGCCTCGCTACTCAGTTAAAAAGACAGAGTACGAGAAATTTGAGAAGAGATTTCTGCCAGCGAGGGACTTTGGAATACTTATTGTCTCCACGACGCAGGGAGTAATGTCTCAGAAGGAAGCTATAGAGAAGGGACTTGGAGGGGTTTTGCTTGCTTACGTCTACTGA
- a CDS encoding 50S ribosomal protein L2 has product MGKRIISQNRGKGTPTYTAPSHKYRAEIKHLRFRPGETITAEVVDIQHDPARNGPVALVKLPDGRKEYVLAVEGIGIGDVIQAGDNVEIRPGNTTYLKNIPEGTYVCNIENQPGDGGKFARASGTYAIVVAHEEDRVLVQMPSGKLKWFDPKCRATIGIVAGGGRTDKPFVKAGKKYHKMKSKAAKWPRVRGVAMNAVDHPFGGGKHQHVGRPKTVSRRAPPGRKVGSIAARRTGIRK; this is encoded by the coding sequence ATGGGTAAGCGTATAATTTCACAGAATAGAGGAAAGGGAACCCCCACATATACTGCTCCTTCACACAAGTACAGGGCTGAGATAAAACATCTCAGGTTCAGGCCAGGTGAAACTATCACAGCTGAGGTTGTAGACATTCAGCACGATCCTGCAAGAAATGGGCCAGTAGCTCTGGTGAAGTTGCCAGATGGCAGAAAAGAATACGTTTTGGCTGTCGAGGGCATTGGTATCGGAGACGTGATTCAAGCTGGAGATAACGTAGAAATCAGGCCCGGTAACACAACTTACCTCAAGAACATTCCAGAGGGAACTTACGTCTGTAACATTGAGAATCAGCCCGGAGATGGAGGTAAGTTTGCAAGGGCCAGTGGTACTTACGCAATTGTTGTTGCACATGAAGAGGACAGAGTTCTAGTCCAAATGCCGTCTGGAAAGCTCAAGTGGTTCGATCCCAAATGCAGAGCTACAATCGGAATAGTTGCTGGTGGAGGTAGAACGGATAAGCCCTTCGTTAAGGCTGGAAAGAAATATCACAAGATGAAGAGTAAAGCGGCTAAATGGCCGAGGGTTAGAGGAGTTGCAATGAATGCTGTTGATCACCCGTTCGGTGGAGGTAAGCATCAGCACGTAGGAAGACCTAAGACGGTCAGTAGGAGGGCTCCTCCAGGAAGGAAGGTTGGTAGCATTGCTGCGAGAAGGACTGGTATCAGGAAATGA
- a CDS encoding 50S ribosomal protein L14 has translation MKAIKSCVPRALPTGARLVCADNTGARELEIIAVIGYKGVRRRYPAAGVGDMVVVTVKKGTPDIRKQVHYAVIIRQRKEFRRPDGTRVKFEDNAAVIVDPKGNPKGTEIRGPVAREAAERFPKIGSIATIVV, from the coding sequence ATGAAGGCGATAAAGTCTTGCGTTCCTCGAGCCTTACCTACTGGGGCAAGGTTGGTATGTGCGGATAACACAGGTGCAAGGGAGCTTGAGATCATAGCCGTGATAGGATACAAGGGTGTTAGGAGGAGGTATCCAGCGGCTGGTGTTGGAGACATGGTCGTTGTTACAGTTAAGAAGGGAACACCCGATATAAGAAAGCAGGTACACTACGCTGTGATAATAAGACAGAGAAAGGAGTTCAGAAGGCCAGATGGAACTCGCGTGAAATTTGAAGACAACGCTGCTGTGATAGTCGATCCGAAGGGCAATCCAAAGGGAACTGAGATAAGAGGGCCAGTTGCGAGGGAAGCTGCTGAAAGATTTCCAAAGATAGGATCGATAGCGACGATAGTTGTGTGA
- a CDS encoding 50S ribosomal protein L6 gives MIERVVEIPEGVELSIEGDTAKGYVITARGPLGENSRFLKFRGVYIEKDDGKVRVYANEDRRRFKAMVGTFAAHIRNLIKGVKDGYEYKLKVVYAHFPIKLRVEGNEVIIENFLGEKHPRRAKIVGRAQVEIRGQEIIVKGIDKEECGQTAANLEQATKIKDKDPRVFQDGIYIVEKPK, from the coding sequence ATGATAGAGAGGGTAGTAGAGATACCAGAAGGCGTTGAACTCTCAATTGAGGGTGATACGGCTAAGGGTTACGTCATCACAGCTAGAGGTCCTTTGGGTGAAAACTCACGATTTCTGAAATTCAGAGGAGTTTACATAGAAAAGGACGACGGAAAAGTAAGAGTATACGCTAACGAGGATAGGAGAAGGTTTAAAGCTATGGTTGGAACGTTTGCCGCGCATATCAGGAATTTGATTAAGGGTGTTAAGGACGGTTACGAGTATAAGCTCAAGGTCGTTTACGCTCACTTCCCCATAAAGTTGAGAGTTGAGGGTAACGAAGTTATCATAGAGAACTTCTTGGGTGAAAAGCATCCGAGAAGGGCTAAGATAGTTGGAAGAGCTCAAGTGGAAATAAGGGGGCAGGAAATAATAGTCAAAGGGATTGATAAGGAGGAATGCGGACAGACTGCAGCGAACTTGGAGCAAGCCACCAAGATAAAAGATAAAGATCCGAGGGTCTTCCAAGATGGCATCTACATAGTTGAGAAGCCTAAGTGA
- a CDS encoding 50S ribosomal protein L32e — protein MEEIKRLLKVRMRQKARKPDFRHPYAHTKLRLRDKGWRRPKGLHSKWRERYGGKWSGRILVNVGFGSPKAVRGLHPSGYEEVLVYNVKDLEKVDRERQAIRIASCVGMKKRLAIEEKAKELGIKVLNPMQR, from the coding sequence ATGGAGGAGATTAAGAGGTTGTTGAAGGTCAGGATGAGACAAAAGGCAAGAAAACCAGACTTCAGGCACCCTTACGCTCATACAAAACTTAGGTTGAGGGATAAAGGCTGGAGAAGACCAAAAGGGCTGCACAGCAAATGGAGAGAGAGGTATGGAGGTAAGTGGAGCGGTAGGATTCTCGTTAACGTAGGATTTGGCTCTCCTAAAGCTGTTAGAGGTCTGCATCCGTCTGGATACGAGGAAGTCCTAGTTTACAACGTTAAAGACTTGGAAAAAGTCGATAGAGAGAGGCAAGCAATTAGGATAGCTTCATGCGTTGGAATGAAGAAGAGGCTTGCCATTGAGGAGAAAGCGAAAGAGCTCGGGATTAAAGTTTTGAATCCAATGCAGAGGTGA
- a CDS encoding 50S ribosomal protein L18, which produces MAKGPRYKVPYRRRREGKTNYRKRLKLLLSRKPRLVVRITNRRVIAQIVEYHPEGDRVLVGVDSSMLTKYGWKGDLNNTPACYLTGLLVAKKALEKGIKEAILDIGLHTPTRGGRVFAVLRGAVEAGLNVPHDPEILPDDSRIKGEHIAQYYEMRPELFGDYERRGLKPTELPQHVEEVKERILGG; this is translated from the coding sequence ATGGCCAAAGGTCCGAGGTATAAGGTTCCTTACAGGAGGAGGAGAGAAGGGAAGACAAACTACAGGAAGAGGCTCAAGTTACTCCTCTCAAGAAAGCCAAGGCTAGTGGTTAGGATAACCAACAGGAGAGTTATTGCCCAGATCGTAGAGTATCATCCTGAGGGAGATAGGGTCTTGGTGGGTGTCGATTCCTCCATGCTTACAAAATACGGTTGGAAGGGAGACCTTAACAACACACCCGCCTGCTACCTAACCGGACTGCTCGTCGCTAAGAAGGCTCTTGAAAAGGGTATTAAGGAGGCAATTCTTGACATAGGATTGCATACGCCGACGAGAGGTGGAAGAGTATTTGCAGTGCTTAGAGGTGCAGTTGAAGCCGGGTTGAATGTTCCTCACGATCCCGAAATTTTGCCCGACGATTCACGTATAAAAGGAGAGCACATCGCTCAGTATTATGAGATGAGGCCCGAACTGTTTGGCGATTATGAGAGGAGAGGTTTGAAGCCAACGGAATTGCCTCAGCACGTTGAAGAAGTTAAAGAAAGAATATTGGGTGGTTGA
- a CDS encoding 30S ribosomal protein S3 → MAVERKFIRDRLIKLKVKEWLKEEVKNAGFGGVDIVRTPLGTQVSLFVERPGLVIGRGGRRIKILQEKLKEFGLDNPQLSVDEVKRPEFNAQLMATLLARALERGWYFRRAGYRFLYRIMEAGAKGCQIEISGKLVSERARTEKFTAGTIVHTGDPAYELVDKGFDIAIKKLGVYGVSVKIIPPDVELPDEFKIKEVGKEELEEIKKKVMEEAEGGVAQ, encoded by the coding sequence ATGGCGGTTGAGAGGAAGTTCATAAGGGACAGGCTGATCAAGCTCAAGGTTAAAGAGTGGCTCAAGGAGGAAGTAAAGAACGCTGGATTTGGAGGAGTCGATATAGTCAGAACTCCTCTCGGAACGCAGGTTAGCTTGTTTGTAGAAAGGCCAGGATTGGTCATTGGTAGAGGAGGAAGAAGAATAAAGATCCTTCAGGAGAAGCTAAAGGAGTTCGGTTTGGACAATCCACAGTTGAGTGTTGATGAAGTTAAGAGGCCAGAATTCAACGCACAGCTTATGGCCACACTTCTGGCGAGAGCTTTGGAGAGGGGATGGTACTTCAGGAGAGCTGGATACAGATTCCTCTACAGAATAATGGAGGCTGGAGCTAAAGGTTGCCAGATTGAAATAAGCGGTAAGCTCGTCAGTGAGAGGGCAAGAACTGAGAAGTTTACGGCTGGAACGATAGTTCACACCGGTGACCCAGCTTATGAGTTGGTTGACAAGGGATTTGACATTGCTATCAAAAAGTTGGGAGTTTACGGTGTCAGTGTCAAAATAATTCCACCAGACGTCGAATTGCCAGACGAATTCAAGATCAAGGAAGTCGGCAAAGAGGAGCTTGAAGAGATAAAGAAGAAAGTTATGGAGGAGGCTGAGGGAGGGGTTGCACAATGA
- a CDS encoding 30S ribosomal protein S4e, translated as MHQKRLSAPKTYKIPRKIFKWTVKPSPGPHNKEAVPLLIVVRDYLQLADTAREARRIIASGEILVDGVPRKDYKFPVGLFDVIKIPKLNKSYRMVFDEKGRYVPIEIEDDNLKLYKIVNKTTIKGGRIQLNLFDGTNVLGDNSFKTKDSILMEIPEKKIVDYLPFEIGALVMITGGTHAGEIGRIKDYKIVRSSSPNLVTVEVEGRELTTIEDYVFVIGKKDDEKPVIDLGV; from the coding sequence ATGCACCAGAAGAGGTTATCCGCCCCTAAAACATACAAGATCCCGAGAAAGATCTTCAAATGGACTGTAAAGCCTTCGCCCGGTCCACATAACAAGGAAGCCGTGCCTCTACTCATAGTCGTTAGAGATTACCTCCAGCTAGCTGATACGGCAAGAGAGGCTAGGAGGATAATAGCAAGTGGTGAGATACTTGTTGATGGAGTTCCAAGGAAGGATTACAAGTTCCCTGTAGGATTATTTGACGTCATAAAGATACCCAAGCTGAACAAGAGTTACAGAATGGTCTTTGATGAGAAGGGTAGGTATGTGCCGATAGAGATTGAAGACGACAACCTGAAGCTCTACAAGATTGTAAACAAGACGACGATTAAAGGCGGAAGAATTCAGCTAAACCTGTTTGATGGAACAAACGTCTTAGGAGACAACAGTTTTAAGACTAAAGACAGCATTCTGATGGAGATTCCGGAAAAGAAGATAGTAGATTATCTGCCGTTCGAGATTGGTGCTCTCGTCATGATAACGGGTGGAACTCACGCTGGTGAGATAGGTAGAATAAAGGATTACAAGATCGTTAGAAGCTCTTCGCCAAATCTAGTGACTGTTGAGGTCGAGGGTAGGGAGCTTACGACCATAGAGGATTACGTCTTCGTCATCGGAAAGAAGGATGATGAGAAACCTGTGATAGATCTGGGGGTGTAG
- a CDS encoding 50S ribosomal protein L5 has translation MIEAKAEAKSEEKKENPMREIILDKVVINIGVGESGERHKKAMILLEQLTGQKPVPTYATQTIRNFGIRRGEAIGVKVTLRGEKAMDFLMKALKVKEFKLSRRSINAGNFSFGIQEHIDLPGVDYDPDIGIFGMDVCVVLKRRGYRVARRRRCRSKVGSKHRITKEETIEWLRSLGVEVV, from the coding sequence ATGATAGAGGCTAAAGCTGAGGCCAAATCTGAGGAGAAGAAAGAGAATCCAATGAGGGAGATTATCCTAGACAAGGTAGTGATAAACATAGGTGTTGGAGAGAGCGGAGAGAGGCACAAGAAGGCTATGATTCTACTCGAACAGTTGACCGGGCAGAAGCCCGTTCCAACTTACGCAACTCAAACTATCAGGAACTTCGGGATAAGGAGGGGAGAGGCTATAGGTGTTAAGGTTACATTGAGAGGAGAAAAGGCTATGGACTTCCTCATGAAGGCTCTAAAGGTTAAGGAGTTCAAACTCAGCAGAAGATCAATCAATGCTGGCAACTTCTCATTCGGTATTCAGGAGCACATCGATTTGCCCGGTGTAGATTACGATCCTGATATAGGTATATTCGGTATGGATGTCTGCGTAGTTTTGAAGAGAAGAGGTTACAGGGTTGCTAGGAGGAGAAGATGCAGGTCTAAGGTTGGTAGTAAGCACAGAATAACCAAGGAGGAAACGATTGAATGGTTGAGATCTCTGGGTGTGGAGGTGGTGTGA
- a CDS encoding 30S ribosomal protein S17, which produces MVKDIGIDVKPPERECNDKNCPFHGDLRVRGQILTGKVVKTYEKTAVIERELIRYVPKYERYLKRRSKIHAHNPPCINAKPGDTVVIAECRPISKTKSFVIVEVVR; this is translated from the coding sequence ATGGTGAAGGATATAGGTATTGACGTGAAGCCTCCTGAGAGGGAATGTAACGATAAGAATTGCCCGTTCCACGGTGATCTTAGAGTTAGAGGGCAGATCCTCACTGGAAAAGTTGTTAAGACTTACGAAAAAACTGCTGTGATTGAGAGAGAGCTCATACGATACGTGCCGAAGTACGAGAGATATCTCAAGAGAAGGTCGAAAATTCACGCTCACAACCCACCGTGCATAAACGCAAAGCCGGGAGATACCGTTGTCATAGCGGAATGCAGACCAATTAGCAAGACTAAGAGCTTCGTCATAGTGGAGGTGGTAAGATGA
- a CDS encoding 30S ribosomal protein S5, whose amino-acid sequence MEVQIPEGWTPKTRLGKLVYEGKIKTMDEALASGLPLKEPEIVDALLPDLQDEVLEISMVQRMTDSGRRTKFRVTVVVGNRDGFVGVGVGKASQVAPAIQKAINDAKLNIFKVQRGCGSWECGCGEPHSIPCKVTGSCGSVRITLMPGPKGLGIVAGEVAKKVLELAGVKDVWTFTRGQTKTTINFAQATFDALKKTMFIKR is encoded by the coding sequence ATGGAGGTTCAGATTCCTGAGGGTTGGACTCCAAAAACGAGGTTGGGTAAACTTGTCTACGAGGGTAAGATCAAGACGATGGATGAGGCTTTAGCCAGTGGGTTACCTTTGAAGGAGCCTGAGATAGTTGATGCTTTACTACCAGATTTGCAGGATGAAGTGCTTGAAATTTCAATGGTACAGAGGATGACTGACAGTGGTAGGAGGACGAAGTTCAGGGTTACTGTAGTCGTAGGAAACAGGGACGGATTCGTTGGAGTTGGCGTGGGTAAAGCTTCTCAAGTAGCACCAGCTATTCAAAAGGCTATAAACGATGCAAAGCTCAACATATTCAAGGTTCAGAGAGGATGTGGTTCTTGGGAGTGTGGATGCGGAGAACCGCATTCAATTCCATGTAAGGTTACGGGATCGTGTGGAAGTGTAAGGATTACACTGATGCCGGGACCGAAGGGCTTGGGAATTGTAGCTGGAGAAGTTGCTAAGAAGGTTCTTGAGCTTGCTGGTGTTAAGGACGTCTGGACATTCACAAGGGGTCAGACGAAAACAACAATAAACTTTGCTCAAGCAACGTTTGATGCTCTGAAGAAGACCATGTTTATAAAGAGGTGA
- the rpmC gene encoding 50S ribosomal protein L29 encodes MKMDEIRKMSREEKLKKLKELELELLKLRTKKRSGAGLENPMAIRNIRKDIARIKLALREEGYRV; translated from the coding sequence ATGAAAATGGATGAAATAAGAAAGATGAGCAGGGAGGAGAAGCTGAAGAAGCTTAAGGAGCTCGAACTTGAACTTCTAAAGCTTAGAACTAAGAAGAGGAGCGGTGCTGGGCTTGAAAATCCGATGGCTATCAGGAACATAAGGAAGGACATTGCGAGGATAAAGCTGGCTTTGAGAGAAGAGGGTTACAGGGTATGA
- a CDS encoding 50S ribosomal protein L22: MARIKYSYQPADETKAVKAMGYEMPISFKHAVEICRFIKGRKIAEAKKLLEEVIALKRPIPFKRYKKKVAHKSGLEKWYAGRYPQKACRYILKILKNLEANAEYKGLDVDKLVIVHAQAKMGRKIKKYVPRAFGRATPWFQQLTTVEFVAEEVE, encoded by the coding sequence ATGGCGAGGATCAAATACTCTTACCAGCCTGCGGATGAAACAAAGGCTGTGAAAGCAATGGGCTACGAGATGCCAATAAGCTTCAAGCATGCCGTTGAGATCTGCAGATTCATCAAAGGCAGGAAGATCGCTGAGGCTAAGAAGCTCTTGGAAGAAGTGATAGCTTTGAAGAGGCCGATTCCTTTCAAGAGGTACAAGAAGAAGGTCGCTCACAAGAGCGGGCTGGAGAAGTGGTACGCTGGGAGGTATCCGCAAAAGGCTTGCAGATACATCCTCAAGATTTTGAAGAACTTGGAGGCTAATGCCGAATACAAGGGTTTGGATGTTGATAAGCTCGTAATAGTCCACGCACAGGCAAAGATGGGTAGAAAGATTAAGAAATACGTTCCAAGAGCCTTTGGAAGGGCTACGCCTTGGTTCCAGCAGTTAACTACGGTGGAATTCGTAGCTGAGGAGGTGGAGTGA